One Staphylococcus ratti DNA segment encodes these proteins:
- the typA gene encoding translational GTPase TypA — protein sequence MTKFREDVRNIAIIAHVDHGKTTLVDELLKQSGIFRENEHVAERAMDSNDLERERGITILAKNTAVDYKGTRINILDTPGHADFGGEVERIMKMVDGVVLVVDAYEGTMPQTRFVLKKALEQNLKPVVVVNKIDKPSARPEGVVDEVLDLFIELDANDEQLEFPVVYASATSGTASLDADKQDENMQCLYETIIEYVPAPVDNRDEPLQFQPALLDYNDYVGRIGIGRVFRGTMRVGENVSLLKLDGSVKNFRVTKIFGYFGLKREEIQEAYAGDLIAVSGMEDINVGETITPQDHQDKLPVLRIDEPTLEMTFRVNNSPFAGREGQFVTARQIQERLDNQLETDVSLKVTPTDSPDAWTVAGRGELHLSILIENMRREGFELQVSKPQVILKDIDGELHEPFERVQAEVPEEYAGSVIESLGQRKGEMVDMMTTDNGLTRLIFNVPARGLIGYTTEFMSMTRGYGIINHTFDEFRPRIKGRIGGRRNGVLVSMDQGSASEYAILGLEDRGVIFMEPGTEVYEGMIVGQNNRENDLTVNITKVKHQTNVRSATKDQTETMKKPRILTLEEALEFINDDELVEVTPENVRLRKRILNKGQREKEAKRIKQMMEDNE from the coding sequence ATGACAAAATTTAGAGAAGATGTTCGTAATATTGCGATTATCGCTCACGTCGACCATGGTAAAACAACTTTGGTTGATGAATTATTAAAACAATCTGGAATTTTCCGTGAAAATGAACATGTTGCAGAACGTGCAATGGATTCCAATGATCTTGAAAGAGAGCGTGGGATTACAATTTTAGCGAAAAATACAGCAGTCGACTATAAAGGTACGCGCATTAATATTTTAGACACACCAGGACACGCTGACTTTGGTGGTGAAGTAGAACGTATTATGAAAATGGTCGATGGGGTTGTGCTTGTTGTTGATGCATACGAAGGTACGATGCCGCAAACACGTTTTGTACTTAAAAAAGCGTTAGAACAAAACTTAAAGCCTGTCGTAGTTGTCAATAAAATTGATAAACCCTCTGCACGTCCAGAAGGTGTTGTAGATGAAGTATTAGATTTATTTATTGAATTAGACGCAAATGACGAACAATTAGAATTCCCGGTCGTTTATGCTTCTGCTACTAGTGGAACTGCAAGTTTAGATGCAGACAAACAAGATGAAAATATGCAATGTCTATACGAAACGATTATAGAATATGTGCCAGCGCCTGTAGATAACCGAGATGAACCATTACAGTTCCAACCTGCATTGTTAGATTACAATGATTATGTTGGACGAATTGGTATTGGTCGTGTGTTCCGAGGTACGATGCGTGTTGGAGAAAACGTATCATTATTAAAATTAGATGGTAGTGTGAAAAATTTCCGAGTGACGAAAATATTTGGATATTTCGGGCTTAAACGTGAAGAGATTCAAGAAGCATATGCCGGAGATTTAATTGCTGTTTCGGGAATGGAAGACATTAACGTAGGTGAGACGATTACACCTCAAGATCATCAAGATAAACTTCCAGTATTACGCATTGATGAACCGACATTAGAAATGACTTTCAGAGTAAATAATTCACCATTTGCTGGACGCGAAGGGCAATTTGTTACTGCGCGTCAAATTCAAGAACGTTTAGATAACCAATTAGAAACAGACGTTTCATTAAAGGTAACACCAACTGATTCGCCTGATGCTTGGACAGTTGCTGGTCGCGGTGAATTACATTTATCTATTTTAATTGAAAATATGCGTCGAGAAGGTTTTGAATTACAAGTATCTAAACCACAAGTCATTTTAAAAGATATCGATGGCGAACTTCATGAACCATTTGAACGCGTTCAAGCTGAAGTTCCTGAAGAATATGCGGGATCTGTCATCGAATCATTAGGTCAACGTAAAGGTGAAATGGTTGATATGATGACAACAGATAACGGTTTAACACGTTTAATCTTCAATGTGCCTGCTCGAGGATTAATCGGTTATACGACTGAATTCATGTCAATGACACGTGGTTATGGCATTATTAACCATACTTTTGATGAATTCCGTCCACGCATTAAAGGTCGTATTGGTGGACGCCGTAATGGTGTACTTGTGTCTATGGATCAAGGTAGTGCGAGCGAATATGCGATTTTAGGACTTGAAGATCGTGGTGTTATCTTTATGGAGCCAGGTACAGAAGTCTATGAAGGAATGATTGTAGGTCAAAATAATCGTGAAAATGATTTAACAGTTAATATTACTAAAGTAAAACATCAAACGAACGTACGTTCAGCTACAAAAGACCAAACTGAGACAATGAAAAAACCACGTATTCTTACATTAGAGGAAGCTTTAGAATTTATTAATGATGATGAATTAGTAGAAGTGACACCTGAAAATGTACGTTTAAGAAAGAGAATCTTAAACAAAGGTCAACGTGAAAAAGAAGCTAAACGAATTAAACAAATGATGGAAGATAACGAATAA
- a CDS encoding DUF5325 family protein, with translation MKMQKSKSIFLVLALVAVLFLVLFSFAIAATNILWMCITFVLLMATLGYGFSLKKKYRENDWF, from the coding sequence ATAAAGATGCAAAAGTCTAAATCGATTTTTCTCGTTCTCGCACTTGTTGCAGTCTTATTTTTAGTATTGTTTAGTTTTGCAATTGCTGCAACGAATATTTTATGGATGTGTATTACATTCGTTTTATTAATGGCTACTTTAGGATATGGTTTCTCATTAAAAAAGAAATATCGCGAAAATGATTGGTTTTAA
- a CDS encoding inositol monophosphatase family protein → MHLYDFAKNLVLEAGNNIRKWMHEDLEIVAKSNPNDLVTNVDKAVETFIVNQIEAQYPNHKIIGEEGHGHHIDSTEGIVWVIDPIDGTLNFIHQRQNFAISVGIFKDGKPYAGFVYDVMRDILYHAKSSHGAYKNETPLPLLPSTQLKESIVGLNPNWLTKPKMGEILQPIIQEARTARAYGSAALEIVYVATGLLDAYVTPRLHPWDYAGGLIILQEVGGKGTNFLGEPLSITHHSTVLIGNAAIHEDIFMRHLQPKAQELQTLQQRFK, encoded by the coding sequence ATGCATTTATATGATTTCGCTAAAAACTTAGTGCTAGAAGCAGGGAATAATATTCGTAAATGGATGCACGAAGACCTTGAAATAGTAGCTAAATCGAATCCTAATGATTTAGTTACAAATGTTGATAAAGCAGTAGAAACTTTTATTGTGAATCAAATCGAAGCACAATATCCAAACCATAAGATTATCGGTGAAGAAGGGCATGGCCATCATATCGATTCGACAGAAGGTATCGTATGGGTCATCGATCCTATTGATGGGACTTTAAATTTCATTCATCAACGTCAGAACTTTGCGATATCAGTTGGAATTTTTAAAGATGGAAAGCCTTATGCTGGGTTTGTTTATGATGTGATGCGTGACATTTTATATCATGCAAAATCTTCTCATGGTGCATATAAAAATGAAACGCCTTTACCACTCCTCCCATCAACACAATTAAAAGAAAGTATTGTCGGTTTAAATCCAAATTGGTTAACGAAACCTAAAATGGGGGAGATATTACAGCCAATTATTCAAGAGGCACGTACAGCTAGAGCATATGGCTCAGCTGCTTTAGAAATAGTTTACGTAGCGACAGGTTTGTTAGATGCCTATGTTACCCCTAGGCTTCATCCATGGGATTATGCTGGAGGCTTAATTATTCTACAAGAAGTGGGAGGCAAAGGAACAAACTTTTTAGGGGAACCTTTGTCAATTACTCACCACAGTACAGTTTTAATTGGTAATGCCGCGATTCATGAAGACATCTTCATGCGTCATCTACAACCGAAGGCACAAGAACTTCAAACACTTCAACAACGCTTTAAATAA
- a CDS encoding YktB family protein yields MTKYTFKPKDFKVFQIDGLDARMAALDENIRPQFHQLGAYFTEYLKTMTGETFYAHVAKHARRTVNPPKDTWVAFATNQRGYKMQPHFQIGLFEDHLFVMFGMMHEDKNKAEDVKIFEEKLETLLQLPEDFQISLDHTKPDKSKISHMSKAEVEKGITRAKNVKKGEFFIARALKPNAPELKTDKAFIAFLEDTFEHLLKFYK; encoded by the coding sequence ATGACGAAATATACTTTCAAACCTAAAGATTTTAAAGTATTTCAAATTGATGGTTTAGATGCCCGCATGGCTGCTTTGGACGAAAACATTCGACCACAATTCCATCAACTTGGCGCCTATTTTACAGAATATTTGAAAACAATGACAGGTGAAACTTTTTATGCACATGTTGCAAAACACGCACGTCGAACGGTGAATCCCCCTAAAGACACATGGGTCGCCTTTGCTACGAACCAACGCGGCTATAAAATGCAACCCCACTTCCAAATTGGCCTATTTGAAGATCATTTGTTTGTCATGTTTGGTATGATGCATGAAGATAAAAATAAAGCTGAAGATGTTAAAATTTTTGAAGAAAAACTAGAAACATTGCTACAGTTACCTGAAGATTTCCAAATTTCTTTAGACCATACAAAACCAGATAAATCTAAAATTAGCCATATGTCCAAAGCGGAAGTTGAAAAGGGAATTACACGTGCCAAGAATGTTAAAAAAGGAGAATTTTTTATTGCCCGTGCATTAAAACCAAATGCTCCAGAGCTCAAAACGGATAAAGCTTTTATTGCTTTTCTTGAAGATACATTTGAACATCTTTTAAAATTTTACAAATAA
- a CDS encoding DUF4064 domain-containing protein, giving the protein MANNNYTYETRDNHNVNYDRPQHDHYHNNKPFKRTVEKALTWTGIVLHALWAILLVVFGAQLPNLLKNPEVQQQMQQQGTDPSQVAAQSHSVMPLVLMVGFPLIVALIAAFLFKKRIIAGILLILAALLGFFMSASFIAAILWLVAGIMLLVRKPKGHHTHSNHEYEGYRRDNVGHQENKYQHTTAGTSSKHYENKHDENKAFDNNRVDDHYKNNVNNQHDVHRTNHTDGRRDGVKTNHQPEGQRYSDKTSRDDNDTSVNNHLHRDAHDERQSLKDEVKDKGTDAKARFNDVKDDYRR; this is encoded by the coding sequence ATGGCAAACAACAATTATACTTATGAAACACGTGACAATCATAATGTAAATTATGATCGTCCGCAGCATGATCATTATCATAATAATAAACCGTTTAAACGTACGGTGGAAAAAGCTTTAACTTGGACTGGTATTGTTTTACATGCTTTATGGGCTATTTTACTAGTTGTATTTGGGGCTCAACTCCCTAATTTGTTGAAAAATCCAGAAGTTCAGCAACAAATGCAACAACAAGGGACTGACCCTTCACAAGTAGCAGCACAAAGTCATAGCGTTATGCCATTAGTATTAATGGTAGGTTTTCCTTTAATCGTCGCTTTAATTGCTGCATTTTTATTTAAAAAACGTATTATCGCAGGTATTTTATTAATTTTAGCAGCATTACTTGGATTCTTCATGAGCGCAAGTTTTATTGCCGCTATTTTATGGTTGGTTGCAGGTATCATGTTATTAGTGCGTAAACCTAAAGGTCATCATACGCATTCAAATCACGAATACGAAGGGTATCGTAGAGACAATGTAGGACATCAAGAGAATAAGTACCAACATACTACTGCAGGTACGTCTTCTAAACATTATGAAAATAAGCATGATGAAAATAAAGCGTTTGATAATAATCGCGTTGATGACCATTATAAAAACAATGTAAACAATCAGCATGATGTGCATCGTACGAATCATACAGACGGTCGTCGTGATGGCGTAAAGACTAATCATCAACCAGAAGGACAACGCTATAGTGATAAAACATCACGTGATGATAACGACACGTCCGTTAATAATCATCTTCATCGTGATGCTCACGATGAACGTCAATCCTTAAAAGATGAAGTAAAAGACAAAGGTACTGACGCTAAAGCGCGTTTCAATGATGTAAAAGACGATTATCGTCGTTAA
- the auxB gene encoding lipoteichoic acid stability factor AuxB gives MAYETYQQVVRPVSRIAEKILGWLSWIALLLTTIVAMFFGLVLFSNENSIQNIENGIANNETIQNFLANNQLTATQFVITMQNGVWAFIVYLIVCLLISFLALISMKHRIVSGLLFFLAAVITLPLFVILVPLFFLIIAIMMFARKPKVVATPNYYNTSYKERYDRDINEERGHYVIDEKAYERPTSQAQQHARENEDTARYENVSNHMTKDTDEVSESPQVLSRTAKYHHKPVKRTENTTEQSTLDDEDDTVVYQPRSEAKKQDTGHTFDSRSNAHINDESLENEQLNPEASKQQRKEERAQMKAQKKEARKARKAHEKAQRKLRPSASSQRRQNYDYRKQVQKERTVEEQETDSK, from the coding sequence ATGGCTTATGAGACTTACCAACAGGTAGTAAGACCAGTGAGTCGCATTGCTGAAAAAATTTTAGGATGGTTAAGTTGGATTGCATTACTTCTAACTACTATCGTAGCGATGTTTTTTGGCTTAGTGCTATTTAGTAATGAAAATTCAATTCAAAATATTGAAAATGGCATTGCTAATAATGAAACGATACAAAATTTTTTAGCTAATAATCAATTAACGGCGACTCAATTTGTCATCACAATGCAAAATGGTGTTTGGGCATTTATTGTATATTTAATCGTATGTCTTTTGATTTCATTCCTAGCGTTAATTTCAATGAAACATCGTATCGTTTCGGGGTTGTTATTTTTCCTTGCTGCCGTTATAACATTGCCGCTATTTGTAATTTTAGTACCTTTATTTTTTCTAATAATCGCTATTATGATGTTTGCGCGTAAGCCTAAAGTAGTTGCTACGCCAAATTATTATAATACGTCTTATAAAGAAAGATACGATAGGGACATTAATGAAGAACGTGGACATTATGTTATTGATGAAAAAGCTTATGAGAGGCCTACGTCACAAGCTCAACAACATGCACGTGAAAATGAAGACACTGCAAGATATGAAAATGTGTCAAATCATATGACGAAAGATACCGATGAAGTATCAGAATCGCCTCAAGTGCTTTCAAGAACGGCAAAATATCATCATAAGCCTGTTAAACGTACTGAGAACACAACAGAGCAATCGACGTTGGATGATGAAGATGATACAGTGGTTTATCAGCCGCGTTCAGAAGCTAAAAAGCAAGATACGGGACACACATTCGATTCACGCTCTAATGCTCATATAAACGATGAATCATTAGAAAATGAACAATTGAATCCAGAAGCTTCTAAACAACAACGTAAAGAAGAACGGGCACAAATGAAAGCACAAAAAAAAGAAGCACGCAAGGCACGTAAAGCGCATGAGAAAGCACAACGTAAATTACGGCCTAGCGCTTCATCGCAACGCCGTCAGAATTATGATTATCGAAAACAAGTTCAAAAAGAACGAACAGTTGAAGAACAAGAGACAGACTCGAAATAA
- a CDS encoding ABC transporter substrate-binding protein, with protein sequence MKQLMQLVFGALTLGILCLAIGYWINHDVGQQKQEKLYVYNWGQYIDPEVIQQFEKKTGIKVVYETFDSNEAMEAKIRNFGTSYDVAFPSDYTIEKMRKAHLLKPLDKKQIPNAKHLDKHFMNQSFDPNNTYSMPYFFGTVGIIYDKTKYPDIKFDSWQDLKNPRVKNDVLFVDGAREIMGLSLSSLGYSLNDTNPKHLKEAETELKSFAPSVKGVVGDEIAMMLEQHEAGVAVLWSGSAAPIFTSDDRFDYVVPKEGSNLWFDNMVIPKTSQNVKGAHQFINFLLDPKVNKQNTEWVEYGTPNKTAKALLPKEMREDPRIYPTPEVQRRLEVYKDLGPDVLNDYNERFLNFKMGL encoded by the coding sequence ATGAAACAATTAATGCAATTGGTGTTTGGCGCACTCACGCTAGGTATACTTTGTTTAGCAATTGGTTATTGGATCAATCATGATGTTGGACAACAAAAGCAAGAAAAACTTTATGTTTACAATTGGGGACAGTACATAGATCCAGAAGTCATCCAACAATTTGAAAAAAAGACTGGCATTAAGGTAGTTTATGAAACGTTTGATTCAAACGAGGCGATGGAAGCAAAAATTCGAAATTTCGGGACGAGTTATGACGTCGCTTTTCCAAGTGATTACACTATAGAAAAGATGCGTAAAGCTCATTTATTAAAGCCTTTGGATAAAAAACAAATTCCGAATGCCAAACATTTAGATAAGCATTTTATGAATCAATCGTTTGATCCTAATAATACCTATTCTATGCCATACTTTTTTGGAACAGTAGGGATTATTTACGACAAAACCAAATACCCTGACATTAAGTTTGATAGTTGGCAAGATTTAAAAAATCCACGTGTTAAAAATGATGTTCTTTTTGTAGATGGTGCGCGTGAAATTATGGGACTATCCTTAAGCAGTTTGGGGTATAGTTTGAATGACACGAACCCAAAACATTTAAAGGAAGCAGAAACAGAGTTGAAATCATTTGCACCTTCTGTTAAAGGTGTCGTAGGTGATGAGATTGCAATGATGTTAGAGCAACATGAAGCTGGGGTTGCTGTTTTGTGGAGTGGCTCGGCAGCGCCTATATTCACTAGCGATGATCGATTTGATTACGTCGTGCCTAAAGAAGGCTCTAATTTATGGTTTGATAATATGGTAATTCCTAAGACATCTCAAAATGTTAAAGGTGCCCATCAATTTATTAATTTCTTACTTGATCCTAAAGTGAATAAACAAAATACGGAATGGGTAGAGTATGGGACACCTAACAAAACAGCAAAAGCGTTATTGCCAAAAGAAATGCGTGAAGATCCACGGATTTATCCAACACCTGAAGTGCAACGTAGACTTGAAGTGTATAAAGATTTAGGACCGGATGTATTAAATGATTACAATGAAAGATTTCTTAACTTTAAGATGGGATTATGA
- a CDS encoding ABC transporter permease, which yields MKWFGKSYLIGLLIILYLPIFYLMFYSFNSEGNMVRFSGFTLEHYVALFNNTRLLEVVFNTIAVALIAAAISTIIGLFGALMLYQIRNKTLKISFLTLNNVLMVSSDVVIGASFLIMFTALGHITGFGLGFTSVLVSHIAFCIPIVVIIILPKLYEMNASILDAGRDLGASDFQVFSQIVIPQLMPGIIGGFFMALTYSLDDFTVSFFVTGNGFSVLSVEIYSMARRGINMEINAISTLLFIIIMLGLIIYQWLKKRNKRAIEHKRGFTS from the coding sequence ATGAAATGGTTTGGTAAAAGTTATTTAATAGGTTTACTTATCATTTTATACTTACCGATTTTTTATTTGATGTTCTATTCTTTTAATAGCGAAGGAAATATGGTTCGTTTTAGTGGTTTTACGTTGGAACATTATGTTGCGCTTTTTAATAATACACGCTTATTAGAAGTGGTTTTTAACACGATTGCAGTGGCATTGATTGCAGCAGCGATTTCGACAATTATCGGGTTATTTGGTGCGTTAATGTTATATCAAATCCGCAATAAGACACTGAAAATATCATTTTTAACGTTAAATAATGTGTTAATGGTTTCTTCTGATGTTGTTATCGGTGCCTCATTTTTAATTATGTTTACAGCATTGGGGCATATAACCGGTTTTGGATTAGGATTTACATCGGTGCTCGTCTCACATATTGCATTTTGTATTCCTATTGTCGTTATTATTATTTTACCTAAATTATATGAAATGAACGCATCAATTTTAGATGCTGGACGTGATTTAGGTGCATCAGATTTCCAAGTTTTTAGCCAAATTGTGATTCCACAATTAATGCCTGGCATCATCGGAGGATTTTTTATGGCATTGACGTATTCTTTAGATGATTTTACAGTGAGTTTCTTTGTTACAGGGAATGGTTTTAGCGTGTTATCTGTTGAAATATATTCAATGGCAAGACGAGGGATTAACATGGAGATTAATGCTATTTCAACATTGTTGTTCATTATTATCATGTTAGGCTTAATCATTTACCAATGGCTCAAGAAACGCAACAAACGTGCGATAGAGCATAAGAGGGGGTTCACCTCATGA
- a CDS encoding ABC transporter permease — translation MKNISRWLAIPYILWMLIFIIIPVILLCYFSFVDQNGHFSLTNYQQFFTMRYMYMLGESIFYAAIITLVCLIISYPAAYFIRQSAHAATWLLIMIIPTWMNLLLKTYAFIGIFSQDGIINRFINMLHLPSQSLLFTAPAFIIVSAYIYIPFMLLPIYNSMKDINPQLFYAAQDLGASTFTTIQKVLLPLSKEGIKTGIQITFIPALSLFMITRLIAGNKVVNIGTAIEEQFLVIQNYGMGSTIALFLVLFMALLLILTRTKHKGGAS, via the coding sequence ATGAAAAACATTAGTCGTTGGTTAGCAATACCTTATATTTTATGGATGCTGATTTTTATTATCATTCCAGTCATTCTACTATGTTACTTTTCTTTTGTAGACCAAAATGGCCATTTTTCATTAACAAACTATCAACAATTTTTCACAATGCGCTATATGTACATGTTAGGTGAATCTATTTTTTATGCGGCAATCATTACACTAGTATGTTTAATCATAAGCTATCCTGCAGCTTATTTTATTCGTCAATCTGCGCATGCTGCAACTTGGCTTTTAATAATGATTATTCCAACTTGGATGAATTTACTACTTAAGACATATGCATTTATTGGGATTTTCAGTCAAGATGGAATTATCAACCGTTTCATTAATATGTTGCATTTGCCTTCACAATCGTTGTTATTTACGGCGCCAGCGTTTATCATTGTTTCGGCTTATATTTATATTCCCTTCATGTTATTACCTATTTACAATAGTATGAAGGATATTAATCCTCAATTGTTTTACGCGGCACAAGATTTGGGCGCCAGTACATTTACAACAATACAAAAAGTCTTATTACCGTTATCTAAAGAAGGTATTAAAACAGGTATTCAAATTACATTTATTCCAGCGCTCTCTTTGTTTATGATTACACGCTTAATCGCAGGTAATAAAGTGGTTAATATTGGTACGGCGATAGAAGAACAATTTCTAGTGATACAAAATTACGGAATGGGTTCAACAATCGCCTTGTTCCTTGTTTTATTTATGGCTCTTCTTCTGATCTTAACACGTACAAAACATAAGGGAGGCGCGTCATAA
- a CDS encoding ABC transporter ATP-binding protein, translating to MTTLLSFHNVTKKYQDKTILKGINLEIESGHFYTLLGPSGCGKTTILKLIAGFTQVDEGQIVYQGKTINHLPPNKRQVNTVFQDYALFPHLNVYENVAFGLKMKKMDKAQIKEKVHEALRLVKLEQYVERDIQALSGGQKQRIAIARAIVNEPEILLLDESLSALDLKLRTEMQYELRELQSRLGITFVFVTHDQEEALALSDYIFVMREGNIEQFGTPLDIYDEPVNRYVADFIGESNIVEGRMVEDYIVNIYGQDFECVDKDIPSGKKVDVIIRPEDISLIDAPQGLFKATVHSTLFRGVHYEITCIDEQGYQWTIQSTNNAEVDDKVGLYFKPEAIHIMVPGETEEEFDKRIEGYGDVEDEKH from the coding sequence TTGACAACATTATTATCTTTTCACAATGTAACCAAAAAATATCAAGATAAGACAATACTTAAAGGGATTAATTTAGAAATTGAATCTGGACATTTTTATACACTTTTAGGTCCATCAGGCTGTGGTAAAACAACGATTTTAAAGCTGATTGCCGGATTCACACAAGTGGACGAAGGGCAAATTGTTTATCAAGGAAAAACGATTAACCATCTTCCACCAAATAAAAGACAAGTGAATACCGTGTTCCAAGATTATGCACTCTTTCCTCACTTGAACGTCTATGAAAACGTGGCATTTGGATTAAAAATGAAAAAGATGGATAAAGCACAAATTAAAGAAAAAGTTCACGAAGCGCTAAGACTTGTAAAATTAGAACAATATGTGGAACGTGATATTCAAGCGTTAAGTGGTGGACAAAAGCAGCGAATTGCGATTGCTCGGGCGATTGTTAATGAACCGGAAATTTTATTGCTTGACGAATCTTTATCCGCTTTAGACTTAAAATTACGTACAGAAATGCAATATGAATTAAGAGAATTGCAATCAAGATTAGGAATTACCTTTGTATTTGTTACACATGATCAAGAAGAAGCACTGGCGTTAAGTGATTATATTTTTGTAATGAGAGAAGGTAACATCGAACAATTTGGTACGCCTCTTGATATTTATGACGAACCAGTTAACCGGTATGTGGCCGACTTTATCGGGGAGTCTAATATTGTTGAAGGGCGCATGGTAGAAGATTATATCGTTAATATTTATGGTCAAGATTTTGAATGTGTAGATAAAGATATTCCTTCAGGTAAAAAGGTAGATGTCATTATTCGACCAGAAGACATTTCTTTAATTGATGCGCCTCAAGGGTTATTTAAAGCAACTGTACACTCGACTTTATTTAGAGGTGTACATTATGAAATTACTTGTATCGATGAGCAAGGTTATCAATGGACCATTCAATCTACAAATAATGCTGAAGTGGATGATAAAGTAGGTTTATATTTCAAACCTGAAGCTATTCACATTATGGTGCCAGGTGAAACTGAGGAAGAATTTGATAAGCGTATAGAAGGTTATGGAGACGTCGAAGATGAAAAACATTAG
- a CDS encoding helix-turn-helix domain-containing protein, which yields MNIGKKLKTLRQLKNLTQEELGERTDLSKGYISQIESDKTSPSMETFLNLLEVLGTTPAEFFDKKQVDKIHYPKADQLTYDEYDKGYFLQWPVKTSNEFEMEPLLLTLQPQAAYKLFEPSYSDTFVYCMHGCVTLKLGNENYNASKGDALYFKATKQHQLINEKNKEARVMIVATSSYL from the coding sequence ATGAATATTGGAAAAAAACTTAAAACTTTAAGACAACTTAAAAATTTAACACAGGAAGAGCTTGGAGAGCGTACAGATTTATCTAAAGGATATATTTCTCAAATTGAAAGTGATAAAACTTCTCCGAGTATGGAAACCTTTTTGAATTTATTAGAAGTGCTTGGTACAACACCAGCAGAATTTTTCGATAAAAAGCAAGTGGATAAAATACATTATCCTAAAGCCGATCAGCTCACTTATGATGAGTATGATAAAGGGTATTTTTTGCAGTGGCCTGTGAAAACATCAAATGAATTTGAAATGGAGCCGCTATTGCTCACGCTACAGCCTCAAGCAGCATATAAATTATTTGAACCTTCGTATTCTGATACGTTCGTTTATTGTATGCATGGATGTGTCACGCTTAAATTAGGCAATGAAAACTATAATGCTTCAAAAGGGGATGCACTATATTTTAAAGCGACCAAACAACACCAGCTTATCAATGAAAAAAATAAAGAAGCGCGTGTGATGATTGTAGCGACGTCATCGTATTTATAG
- a CDS encoding UPF0223 family protein — protein sequence MDYQYPIDVDWTQDEMVQVITFFNAIESYYEASVDSTTLMARYKEFKKIVPGKADERNIFNAFKEQSGYDSYRVMKQAKENPEKTTLSDN from the coding sequence ATGGATTATCAATATCCAATTGATGTGGATTGGACGCAAGATGAAATGGTTCAAGTTATTACTTTTTTTAACGCGATAGAATCTTATTATGAAGCCTCCGTTGACAGTACAACGTTAATGGCGCGTTATAAGGAGTTTAAAAAAATCGTTCCTGGAAAAGCTGACGAAAGAAATATTTTCAATGCATTTAAAGAACAGAGCGGCTACGATAGCTATCGTGTAATGAAACAAGCTAAAGAAAATCCTGAAAAAACGACATTGTCTGACAATTAA